From Glycine max cultivar Williams 82 chromosome 11, Glycine_max_v4.0, whole genome shotgun sequence, the proteins below share one genomic window:
- the LOC100788987 gene encoding proline-rich receptor-like protein kinase PERK4 — protein MSSPHNSSPDDSSPDNATPDNSTPDDSDNSSPPSQSPPPSSPPPSSPPPSSPPPSSPPPSSPPPSSPPPSSPPPLSPPPSSSSSPPPSPSPPTSNSPSPPSPNGSSQSPSPPGSSHSPPSFESPSPPHKSLDSPPSSRNSGSGSGSSNGGGNDSGGDGSSKAIVGAVLGVGSVLLILVIVCVVCNRKKKKKNTNTWNHNNYYNSGQHPSYYGGPHGDHVVRMQQNGMGPGGGGGWGAPPPPPMMMNSADFSSNYSTGPPPLPPPSPTLALGLKGGTFSYEELAAATNGFNDANLIGQGGFGYVHKGVLPSGKEVAVKSLKAGSGQGEREFQAEIDIISRVHHRHLVSLVGYSISGGQRMLVYEFIPNNTLEYHLHGKGRPTMDWATRMRIAIGSAKGLAYLHEDCHPRIIHRDIKAANVLIDDSFEAKVADFGLAKLTTDNNTHVSTRVMGTFGYLAPEYASSGKLTEKSDVFSFGVMLLELITGKRPVDHTNAMDDSLVDWARPLLTRGLEEDGNFGELVDAFLEGNYDAQELSRMAACAAGSIRHSAKKRPKMSQIVRILEGDVSLDDLRDGIKPGQNVVYNSSPSSNQYDTMQYNADMQKFRKAVFSNSDEFGTSSGSSGEVSQKQQRL, from the exons CTCATAACTCTTCTCCTGATGACTCTAGCCCTGATAATGCAACACCTGATAACTCCACCCCTGATGACTCTGACAACTCATCACCACCATCACAATCACCACCTCCGTCGTCGCCACCACCGTCATCACCACCTCCATCGTCGCCACCACCCTCATCACCACCTCCATCGTCACCACCACCCTCATCACCACCTCCATCATCGCCACCACCCCTGTCGCCACCaccatcatcttcatcatcaccaCCACCCTCTCCTTCCCCTCCAACATCAAACAGCCCAAGCCCTCCATCACCTAATGGGTCCTCACAGTCACCTTCTCCACCCGGATCATCACATTCTCCACCCTCCTTTGAATCACCGTCTCCTCCACACAAATCCTTAGACTCTCCACCGTCCTCAAGGAACTCTGGCAGTGGCAGTGGCAGTAGCAACGGTGGTGGTAATGACAGTGGCGGTGACGGTAGCAGCAAGGCCATAGTTGGAGCAGTGCTTGGCGTAGGAAGCGTGCTTCTTATTTTGGTCATTGTTTGCGTTGTTTGCaacaggaagaagaagaagaagaatacaaACACTT GGAATCATAATAACTATTACAATAGTGGGCAACATCCGAGTTATTACGGAGGTCCACATGGGGACCATGTTGTGAGGATGCAACAAAATGGAATGGGCCCTGGTGGCGGTGGTGGGTGGGGTGCACCACCCCCACCTCCGATGATGATGAATAGTGCTGACTTTAGCTCAAATTACTCGACAGGACCGCCCCCTTTGCCTCCTCCCTCACCAACCCTTGCTCTAGGCCTCAAAGGGGGCACCTTCTCTTATGAGGAATTAGCAGCTGCCACCAACGGATTCAATGATGCAAATTTGATAGGACAAGGTGGATTCGGTTATGTCCATAAGGGTGTTTTGCCTAGTGGAAAGGAAGTGGCAGTTAAGAGTCTTAAAGCAGGTAGTGGCCAAGGAGAAAGAGAGTTCCAAGCTGAGATTGACATCATTAGCCGTGTCCATCATCGCCATCTCGTATCACTTGTTGGATACTCTATTTCTGGTGGCCAGAGGATGCTGGTCTATGAATTTATTCCCAATAACACATTGGAATATCACCTCCATG GAAAGGGTAGGCCTACCATGGATTGGGCAACTAGAATGCGGATTGCAATAGGATCCGCTAAAGGGCTTGCTTATCTTCATGAGGACT GTCATCCTCGTATCATCCATCGCGATATCAAAGCTGCCAATGTCCTTATTGATGATAGCTTCGAAGCAAAG GTTGCTGATTTTGGATTGGCTAAGTTGACTACTGATAATAATACTCATGTATCGACTCGTGTCATGGGAACTTTCGG GTACCTAGCCCCTGAATATGCATCAAGTGGAAAATTGACAGAGAAGTCTGACGTTTTCTCATTTGGGGTCATGCTATTGGAACTCATAACTGGGAAGCGACCTGTTGATCACACAAATGCCATGGACGACAGCTTAGTAGACTGG GCTCGACCACTTCTGACTCGTGGACTAGAGGAGGATGGCAACTTTGGAGAGTTGGTTGATGCATTTTTGGAGGGAAACTACGATGCTCAAGAACTGTCAAGGATGGCAGCTTGTGCTGCTGGTAGCATTCGTCATTCTGCCAAGAAACGTCCAAAAATGAGCCAg ATTGTAAGAATATTGGAAGGAGATGTCTCACTGGATGACTTGAGAGATGGGATTAAGCCGGGGCAAAATGTTGTTTACAACTCTTCACCTAGCTCAAATCAGTATGACACAATGCAATACAATGCTGATATGCAGAAGTTCAGAAAGGCAGTGTTCTCTAATAGCGACGAATTTGGCACCAGCAGTGGCTCCAGTGGTGAAGTGAGCCAGAAGCAGCAACGGCTCTAG